Proteins from a single region of Bos javanicus breed banteng chromosome 7, ARS-OSU_banteng_1.0, whole genome shotgun sequence:
- the RNF126 gene encoding E3 ubiquitin-protein ligase RNF126 isoform X4: protein MAEASPQPGRYFCHCCSVEIVPRLPDYICPRCESGFIEELPEETRSAENGSAPSTASADQSRQQPFEGYGHFAFGIFDDSFEIPTFPPGAQADDSRDPESRREREQHSRHRYGARQPRARLTARRATGRHEGVPTLEGIIQQLVNGIITPATIPNLGLGPWGVLHSNPMDYAWGANGLDAIITQLLNQFENTGPPPADKEKIQALPTVPVTEEHVGSGLECPVCKDDYGLGEHVRQLPCNHLFHDGCIVPWLEQHDSCPVCRKSLTGQNTATDPPGLAGVSFSSSSSSSSSSPGNENPASSS, encoded by the exons ATGGCCGAGGCGTCGCCGCAGCCCGGACGGTACTTCTGCCACTGCTGCTCAGTCGAGATCGTGCCGCGCCTGCCG GATTACATCTGCCCAAGATGCGAGTCTGGGTTTATCGAGGAGCTTCCGGAAGAGACCAG GAGTGCAGAGAATGGTTCAGCCCCCTCCACAGCCTCTGCGGACCAGAGCCGGCAGCAACCGTTCGAG GGCTATGGGCACTTTGCTTTCGGCATCTTTGACGACAGCTTCGAGATCCCCACGTTCCCCCCTGGGGCACAGGCTGATGATAGCAGGGACCCCGAGAGCCGGCGGGAGCGAGAGCAGCACTCCCGGCACCGGTACGGCGCCCGGCAGCCCCGCGCCCGCCTCACTGCGCGGCGGGCCACCGGCCGGCACGAAGGCGTCCCCACGCTGGAAGG GATCATCCAGCAGCTGGTCAACGGCATCATCACCCCGGCCACCATCCCCAACCTGGGCCTGGGCCCCTG GGGCGTCCTGCATTCAAACCCGATGGACTACGCCTGGGGGGCCAACGGCCTGGACGCCATCATCACGCAG CTCCTCAATCAGTTTGAAAACACGGGTCCCCCACCCGCagacaaagagaaaatccagGCCCTCCCCACTGTGCCCGTGACTGAGGAGCACGTTG gctcGGGGCTGGAGTGCCCCGTGTGCAAGGATGACTATGGGCTGGGTGAGCATGTGCGGCAGCTGCCCTGCAACCACCTCTTCCACGATGGCTGCATCGTGCCCTGGCTGGAGCAG CACGACAGCTGCCCCGTCTGCCGAAAAAGCCTCACAGGACAGAACACGGCCACTGACCCCCCGGGCCTGGCTGGGGTgagcttctcctcctcctcctcctcgtcctccagctcacctggcaatgaGAACCCGGCCAGCAGCTCCTGA
- the RNF126 gene encoding E3 ubiquitin-protein ligase RNF126 isoform X7 — MGTSSVPSNRPPRRAVRVKREGPSSARSPWGAGWSPCQLSVKASISPAPTSMSPIPRHSPGQEPGVCMWHERITSAQDASLGLSRSFRKRPGVQRMVQPPPQPLRTRAGSNRSRMWTSPCSRCRRAMGTLLSASLTTASRSPRSPLGHRLMIAGTPRAGGSESSTPGTGTAPGSPAPASLRGGPPAGTKASPRWKGSSSSWSTASSPRPPSPTWAWAPGASCIQTRWTTPGGPTAWTPSSRSSSISLKTRVPHPQTKRKSRPSPLCP; from the exons ATGGGAACAAGCTCTGTTCCGTCGAACAGGCCACCTCGGAGAGCCGTCAGGGTGAAGAGAGAAGGTCCTTCCTCTGCACGGAGCCCCTGGGGCGCAGGCTGGTCCCCCTGCCAGCTCAGTGTTAAGGCCAGCATCTCTCCAGCTCCCACCTCAATGTCCCCCATTCCCCGACACTCACCTGGCCAGGAACCTGGGGTCTGCATGTGGCATGAAAG GATTACATCTGCCCAAGATGCGAGTCTGGGTTTATCGAGGAGCTTCCGGAAGAGACCAG GAGTGCAGAGAATGGTTCAGCCCCCTCCACAGCCTCTGCGGACCAGAGCCGGCAGCAACCGTTCGAG AATGTGGACCAGCCCCTGTTCACGCTGCCGCAGGGCTATGGGCACTTTGCTTTCGGCATCTTTGACGACAGCTTCGAGATCCCCACGTTCCCCCCTGGGGCACAGGCTGATGATAGCAGGGACCCCGAGAGCCGGCGGGAGCGAGAGCAGCACTCCCGGCACCGGTACGGCGCCCGGCAGCCCCGCGCCCGCCTCACTGCGCGGCGGGCCACCGGCCGGCACGAAGGCGTCCCCACGCTGGAAGG GATCATCCAGCAGCTGGTCAACGGCATCATCACCCCGGCCACCATCCCCAACCTGGGCCTGGGCCCCTG GGGCGTCCTGCATTCAAACCCGATGGACTACGCCTGGGGGGCCAACGGCCTGGACGCCATCATCACGCAG CTCCTCAATCAGTTTGAAAACACGGGTCCCCCACCCGCagacaaagagaaaatccagGCCCTCCCCACTGTGCCCGTGA
- the RNF126 gene encoding E3 ubiquitin-protein ligase RNF126 isoform X3 — translation MAEASPQPGRYFCHCCSVEIVPRLPDYICPRCESGFIEELPEETRSAENGSAPSTASADQSRQQPFENVDQPLFTLPQGYGHFAFGIFDDSFEIPTFPPGAQADDSRDPESRREREQHSRHRYGARQPRARLTARRATGRHEGVPTLEGIIQQLVNGIITPATIPNLGLGPWGVLHSNPMDYAWGANGLDAIITQLLNQFENTGPPPADKEKIQALPTVPVTEEHVGSGLECPVCKDDYGLGEHVRQLPCNHLFHDGCIVPWLEQHDSCPVCRKSLTGQNTATDPPGLAGVSFSSSSSSSSSSPGNENPASSS, via the exons ATGGCCGAGGCGTCGCCGCAGCCCGGACGGTACTTCTGCCACTGCTGCTCAGTCGAGATCGTGCCGCGCCTGCCG GATTACATCTGCCCAAGATGCGAGTCTGGGTTTATCGAGGAGCTTCCGGAAGAGACCAG GAGTGCAGAGAATGGTTCAGCCCCCTCCACAGCCTCTGCGGACCAGAGCCGGCAGCAACCGTTCGAG AATGTGGACCAGCCCCTGTTCACGCTGCCGCAGGGCTATGGGCACTTTGCTTTCGGCATCTTTGACGACAGCTTCGAGATCCCCACGTTCCCCCCTGGGGCACAGGCTGATGATAGCAGGGACCCCGAGAGCCGGCGGGAGCGAGAGCAGCACTCCCGGCACCGGTACGGCGCCCGGCAGCCCCGCGCCCGCCTCACTGCGCGGCGGGCCACCGGCCGGCACGAAGGCGTCCCCACGCTGGAAGG GATCATCCAGCAGCTGGTCAACGGCATCATCACCCCGGCCACCATCCCCAACCTGGGCCTGGGCCCCTG GGGCGTCCTGCATTCAAACCCGATGGACTACGCCTGGGGGGCCAACGGCCTGGACGCCATCATCACGCAG CTCCTCAATCAGTTTGAAAACACGGGTCCCCCACCCGCagacaaagagaaaatccagGCCCTCCCCACTGTGCCCGTGACTGAGGAGCACGTTG gctcGGGGCTGGAGTGCCCCGTGTGCAAGGATGACTATGGGCTGGGTGAGCATGTGCGGCAGCTGCCCTGCAACCACCTCTTCCACGATGGCTGCATCGTGCCCTGGCTGGAGCAG CACGACAGCTGCCCCGTCTGCCGAAAAAGCCTCACAGGACAGAACACGGCCACTGACCCCCCGGGCCTGGCTGGGGTgagcttctcctcctcctcctcctcgtcctccagctcacctggcaatgaGAACCCGGCCAGCAGCTCCTGA
- the RNF126 gene encoding E3 ubiquitin-protein ligase RNF126 isoform X8: MRVWVYRGASGRDQNVDQPLFTLPQGYGHFAFGIFDDSFEIPTFPPGAQADDSRDPESRREREQHSRHRYGARQPRARLTARRATGRHEGVPTLEGIIQQLVNGIITPATIPNLGLGPWGVLHSNPMDYAWGANGLDAIITQLLNQFENTGPPPADKEKIQALPTVPVTEEHVGSGLECPVCKDDYGLGEHVRQLPCNHLFHDGCIVPWLEQHDSCPVCRKSLTGQNTATDPPGLAGVSFSSSSSSSSSSPGNENPASSS, translated from the exons ATGCGAGTCTGGGTTTATCGAGGAGCTTCCGGAAGAGACCAG AATGTGGACCAGCCCCTGTTCACGCTGCCGCAGGGCTATGGGCACTTTGCTTTCGGCATCTTTGACGACAGCTTCGAGATCCCCACGTTCCCCCCTGGGGCACAGGCTGATGATAGCAGGGACCCCGAGAGCCGGCGGGAGCGAGAGCAGCACTCCCGGCACCGGTACGGCGCCCGGCAGCCCCGCGCCCGCCTCACTGCGCGGCGGGCCACCGGCCGGCACGAAGGCGTCCCCACGCTGGAAGG GATCATCCAGCAGCTGGTCAACGGCATCATCACCCCGGCCACCATCCCCAACCTGGGCCTGGGCCCCTG GGGCGTCCTGCATTCAAACCCGATGGACTACGCCTGGGGGGCCAACGGCCTGGACGCCATCATCACGCAG CTCCTCAATCAGTTTGAAAACACGGGTCCCCCACCCGCagacaaagagaaaatccagGCCCTCCCCACTGTGCCCGTGACTGAGGAGCACGTTG gctcGGGGCTGGAGTGCCCCGTGTGCAAGGATGACTATGGGCTGGGTGAGCATGTGCGGCAGCTGCCCTGCAACCACCTCTTCCACGATGGCTGCATCGTGCCCTGGCTGGAGCAG CACGACAGCTGCCCCGTCTGCCGAAAAAGCCTCACAGGACAGAACACGGCCACTGACCCCCCGGGCCTGGCTGGGGTgagcttctcctcctcctcctcctcgtcctccagctcacctggcaatgaGAACCCGGCCAGCAGCTCCTGA
- the RNF126 gene encoding E3 ubiquitin-protein ligase RNF126 isoform X5, whose protein sequence is MAEASPQPGRYFCHCCSVEIVPRLPDYICPRCESGFIEELPEETRMWTSPCSRCRRAMGTLLSASLTTASRSPRSPLGHRLMIAGTPRAGGSESSTPGTGTAPGSPAPASLRGGPPAGTKASPRWKGSSSSWSTASSPRPPSPTWAWAPGEGVLHSNPMDYAWGANGLDAIITQLLNQFENTGPPPADKEKIQALPTVPVTEEHVGSGLECPVCKDDYGLGEHVRQLPCNHLFHDGCIVPWLEQHDSCPVCRKSLTGQNTATDPPGLAGVSFSSSSSSSSSSPGNENPASSS, encoded by the exons ATGGCCGAGGCGTCGCCGCAGCCCGGACGGTACTTCTGCCACTGCTGCTCAGTCGAGATCGTGCCGCGCCTGCCG GATTACATCTGCCCAAGATGCGAGTCTGGGTTTATCGAGGAGCTTCCGGAAGAGACCAG AATGTGGACCAGCCCCTGTTCACGCTGCCGCAGGGCTATGGGCACTTTGCTTTCGGCATCTTTGACGACAGCTTCGAGATCCCCACGTTCCCCCCTGGGGCACAGGCTGATGATAGCAGGGACCCCGAGAGCCGGCGGGAGCGAGAGCAGCACTCCCGGCACCGGTACGGCGCCCGGCAGCCCCGCGCCCGCCTCACTGCGCGGCGGGCCACCGGCCGGCACGAAGGCGTCCCCACGCTGGAAGG GATCATCCAGCAGCTGGTCAACGGCATCATCACCCCGGCCACCATCCCCAACCTGGGCCTGGGCCCCTGGTGA GGGCGTCCTGCATTCAAACCCGATGGACTACGCCTGGGGGGCCAACGGCCTGGACGCCATCATCACGCAG CTCCTCAATCAGTTTGAAAACACGGGTCCCCCACCCGCagacaaagagaaaatccagGCCCTCCCCACTGTGCCCGTGACTGAGGAGCACGTTG gctcGGGGCTGGAGTGCCCCGTGTGCAAGGATGACTATGGGCTGGGTGAGCATGTGCGGCAGCTGCCCTGCAACCACCTCTTCCACGATGGCTGCATCGTGCCCTGGCTGGAGCAG CACGACAGCTGCCCCGTCTGCCGAAAAAGCCTCACAGGACAGAACACGGCCACTGACCCCCCGGGCCTGGCTGGGGTgagcttctcctcctcctcctcctcgtcctccagctcacctggcaatgaGAACCCGGCCAGCAGCTCCTGA
- the RNF126 gene encoding E3 ubiquitin-protein ligase RNF126 isoform X2: MGTSSVPSNRPPRRAVRVKREGPSSARSPWGAGWSPCQLSVKASISPAPTSMSPIPRHSPGQEPGVCMWHERITSAQDASLGLSRSFRKRPGVQRMVQPPPQPLRTRAGSNRSRAMGTLLSASLTTASRSPRSPLGHRLMIAGTPRAGGSESSTPGTGTAPGSPAPASLRGGPPAGTKASPRWKGSSSSWSTASSPRPPSPTWAWAPGEGVLHSNPMDYAWGANGLDAIITQLLNQFENTGPPPADKEKIQALPTVPVTEEHVGSGLECPVCKDDYGLGEHVRQLPCNHLFHDGCIVPWLEQHDSCPVCRKSLTGQNTATDPPGLAGVSFSSSSSSSSSSPGNENPASSS, translated from the exons ATGGGAACAAGCTCTGTTCCGTCGAACAGGCCACCTCGGAGAGCCGTCAGGGTGAAGAGAGAAGGTCCTTCCTCTGCACGGAGCCCCTGGGGCGCAGGCTGGTCCCCCTGCCAGCTCAGTGTTAAGGCCAGCATCTCTCCAGCTCCCACCTCAATGTCCCCCATTCCCCGACACTCACCTGGCCAGGAACCTGGGGTCTGCATGTGGCATGAAAG GATTACATCTGCCCAAGATGCGAGTCTGGGTTTATCGAGGAGCTTCCGGAAGAGACCAG GAGTGCAGAGAATGGTTCAGCCCCCTCCACAGCCTCTGCGGACCAGAGCCGGCAGCAACCGTTCGAG GGCTATGGGCACTTTGCTTTCGGCATCTTTGACGACAGCTTCGAGATCCCCACGTTCCCCCCTGGGGCACAGGCTGATGATAGCAGGGACCCCGAGAGCCGGCGGGAGCGAGAGCAGCACTCCCGGCACCGGTACGGCGCCCGGCAGCCCCGCGCCCGCCTCACTGCGCGGCGGGCCACCGGCCGGCACGAAGGCGTCCCCACGCTGGAAGG GATCATCCAGCAGCTGGTCAACGGCATCATCACCCCGGCCACCATCCCCAACCTGGGCCTGGGCCCCTGGTGA GGGCGTCCTGCATTCAAACCCGATGGACTACGCCTGGGGGGCCAACGGCCTGGACGCCATCATCACGCAG CTCCTCAATCAGTTTGAAAACACGGGTCCCCCACCCGCagacaaagagaaaatccagGCCCTCCCCACTGTGCCCGTGACTGAGGAGCACGTTG gctcGGGGCTGGAGTGCCCCGTGTGCAAGGATGACTATGGGCTGGGTGAGCATGTGCGGCAGCTGCCCTGCAACCACCTCTTCCACGATGGCTGCATCGTGCCCTGGCTGGAGCAG CACGACAGCTGCCCCGTCTGCCGAAAAAGCCTCACAGGACAGAACACGGCCACTGACCCCCCGGGCCTGGCTGGGGTgagcttctcctcctcctcctcctcgtcctccagctcacctggcaatgaGAACCCGGCCAGCAGCTCCTGA
- the RNF126 gene encoding E3 ubiquitin-protein ligase RNF126 isoform X1, protein MGTSSVPSNRPPRRAVRVKREGPSSARSPWGAGWSPCQLSVKASISPAPTSMSPIPRHSPGQEPGVCMWHERITSAQDASLGLSRSFRKRPGVQRMVQPPPQPLRTRAGSNRSRMWTSPCSRCRRAMGTLLSASLTTASRSPRSPLGHRLMIAGTPRAGGSESSTPGTGTAPGSPAPASLRGGPPAGTKASPRWKGSSSSWSTASSPRPPSPTWAWAPGEGVLHSNPMDYAWGANGLDAIITQLLNQFENTGPPPADKEKIQALPTVPVTEEHVGSGLECPVCKDDYGLGEHVRQLPCNHLFHDGCIVPWLEQHDSCPVCRKSLTGQNTATDPPGLAGVSFSSSSSSSSSSPGNENPASSS, encoded by the exons ATGGGAACAAGCTCTGTTCCGTCGAACAGGCCACCTCGGAGAGCCGTCAGGGTGAAGAGAGAAGGTCCTTCCTCTGCACGGAGCCCCTGGGGCGCAGGCTGGTCCCCCTGCCAGCTCAGTGTTAAGGCCAGCATCTCTCCAGCTCCCACCTCAATGTCCCCCATTCCCCGACACTCACCTGGCCAGGAACCTGGGGTCTGCATGTGGCATGAAAG GATTACATCTGCCCAAGATGCGAGTCTGGGTTTATCGAGGAGCTTCCGGAAGAGACCAG GAGTGCAGAGAATGGTTCAGCCCCCTCCACAGCCTCTGCGGACCAGAGCCGGCAGCAACCGTTCGAG AATGTGGACCAGCCCCTGTTCACGCTGCCGCAGGGCTATGGGCACTTTGCTTTCGGCATCTTTGACGACAGCTTCGAGATCCCCACGTTCCCCCCTGGGGCACAGGCTGATGATAGCAGGGACCCCGAGAGCCGGCGGGAGCGAGAGCAGCACTCCCGGCACCGGTACGGCGCCCGGCAGCCCCGCGCCCGCCTCACTGCGCGGCGGGCCACCGGCCGGCACGAAGGCGTCCCCACGCTGGAAGG GATCATCCAGCAGCTGGTCAACGGCATCATCACCCCGGCCACCATCCCCAACCTGGGCCTGGGCCCCTGGTGA GGGCGTCCTGCATTCAAACCCGATGGACTACGCCTGGGGGGCCAACGGCCTGGACGCCATCATCACGCAG CTCCTCAATCAGTTTGAAAACACGGGTCCCCCACCCGCagacaaagagaaaatccagGCCCTCCCCACTGTGCCCGTGACTGAGGAGCACGTTG gctcGGGGCTGGAGTGCCCCGTGTGCAAGGATGACTATGGGCTGGGTGAGCATGTGCGGCAGCTGCCCTGCAACCACCTCTTCCACGATGGCTGCATCGTGCCCTGGCTGGAGCAG CACGACAGCTGCCCCGTCTGCCGAAAAAGCCTCACAGGACAGAACACGGCCACTGACCCCCCGGGCCTGGCTGGGGTgagcttctcctcctcctcctcctcgtcctccagctcacctggcaatgaGAACCCGGCCAGCAGCTCCTGA
- the RNF126 gene encoding E3 ubiquitin-protein ligase RNF126 isoform X6 — MKGLHLPKMRVWVYRGASGRDQNVDQPLFTLPQGYGHFAFGIFDDSFEIPTFPPGAQADDSRDPESRREREQHSRHRYGARQPRARLTARRATGRHEGVPTLEGIIQQLVNGIITPATIPNLGLGPWGVLHSNPMDYAWGANGLDAIITQLLNQFENTGPPPADKEKIQALPTVPVTEEHVGSGLECPVCKDDYGLGEHVRQLPCNHLFHDGCIVPWLEQHDSCPVCRKSLTGQNTATDPPGLAGVSFSSSSSSSSSSPGNENPASSS; from the exons ATGAAAG GATTACATCTGCCCAAGATGCGAGTCTGGGTTTATCGAGGAGCTTCCGGAAGAGACCAG AATGTGGACCAGCCCCTGTTCACGCTGCCGCAGGGCTATGGGCACTTTGCTTTCGGCATCTTTGACGACAGCTTCGAGATCCCCACGTTCCCCCCTGGGGCACAGGCTGATGATAGCAGGGACCCCGAGAGCCGGCGGGAGCGAGAGCAGCACTCCCGGCACCGGTACGGCGCCCGGCAGCCCCGCGCCCGCCTCACTGCGCGGCGGGCCACCGGCCGGCACGAAGGCGTCCCCACGCTGGAAGG GATCATCCAGCAGCTGGTCAACGGCATCATCACCCCGGCCACCATCCCCAACCTGGGCCTGGGCCCCTG GGGCGTCCTGCATTCAAACCCGATGGACTACGCCTGGGGGGCCAACGGCCTGGACGCCATCATCACGCAG CTCCTCAATCAGTTTGAAAACACGGGTCCCCCACCCGCagacaaagagaaaatccagGCCCTCCCCACTGTGCCCGTGACTGAGGAGCACGTTG gctcGGGGCTGGAGTGCCCCGTGTGCAAGGATGACTATGGGCTGGGTGAGCATGTGCGGCAGCTGCCCTGCAACCACCTCTTCCACGATGGCTGCATCGTGCCCTGGCTGGAGCAG CACGACAGCTGCCCCGTCTGCCGAAAAAGCCTCACAGGACAGAACACGGCCACTGACCCCCCGGGCCTGGCTGGGGTgagcttctcctcctcctcctcctcgtcctccagctcacctggcaatgaGAACCCGGCCAGCAGCTCCTGA